A region of the Gadus morhua chromosome 1, gadMor3.0, whole genome shotgun sequence genome:
GAAGAACTGGAGACAAAGTTGTAGTGTATAACCTACTTCTGTCCTTCTTCCTTCTGCTTACTTTCTGTGTGCCCCAGTGGGGTCGCAGCCTACTGCAGATCAGGAGTTGCTATGGAAACGAAGGAAAGGTAGAAACGTGGGGGACGAAGGTAACTGGTAGCTGTTTgagtacttttattttattttaataaaatcaCTACTGGTATATCCCTGTCCCTCTAATTTTGGTTTTAGTTATTCTCAAGGCAAACCAGTGACTTAAGCAACTGTggtgtttgttttaattttctaacccacccccccccccacggaggTCCCCCTTGAGTCATTTATAAGGAACCTTAACAGGTCCTAGGAATGTGGgcgtttttaaaaaaaacaacaacatttcatTTGCTTGCCCTTTTAGTTTCTATCTCAATTGCCTATTTGCCTTATTACCACCCCTCAACTACTGTAGCACTGTGTCGACCACGTTGGAAAGAACGGAGCAAGGACAAAGAAGTGCCTTTTTCATTCAATGGCTGATATTAGATGTTCTCTTGAGGATGAAGATTCAAATTCAACCAATTCAGCACTCATTTTAAACAAGTGACTATCCAGAACACATTGAAAACTTTGGAAAGTAGTTTAAAGTATTCCCCTCACAGGAACAGAagctaggctactgtaactCTGCAAGTCAATGGAAACGGAATGCAAATGCCAACGCAGCGAacctatggagtcagtttcctgccataattcaaacctgaaaaaaaaagtttcaaaggcttgtaagtctgggtttgaaaactcaacaccttgtaaaaaaggttttgcaacactgaaaaaggagattataacctgaaaaaaaataaaactaaaattcaaacatctgtaaacatgattttgtgttcattttatcttcttcatcattttcaccaacacattttcaaagttcaaacaatttcaccagcgcatttgcagagtttcaaatctggcactgttctaacagtgtatttcattgttgcccggttttgaaaacttgtaaatgggattctgcaaacagttgttcatacattgagaaatacgttttgaaaggttgaatatttagttttaaaaacttgtaaaggtgtacgtttacgacattgcaacgtattttttcagaactgacttttcagcactgacttttcagagatttgaccacacaggcgcaagctttgagtcacgtgaatattggcagtgttctgacgccactcgttttgaaactcctgacagtcgaatctgaaaaaaaaaaaaaacgttcctgggggcgggaccatttagctctaaacctattggttgctctcggctgacgtacattccaatcacatgtgccgttcaccgggctgtgcgtgattgacagtgctctgccgatgacacgaataacaagcgactttcgcggttgattttaatttgcattttctggaaccatggctgtttcccaaagtgaaggctgcagccttgctaggacgcgccgggtatttgtgtgacgcagacagatgcgcccacatcatgtaaacaaaccggtcactcacgacgaaagctggaggttgtattgatgttgaatgttacatttccttgtttaattaattttgaatgttaaataatcTATGTCAAAtcacaaataaattgttgacatttctaaacgagagccggagactccatcattaaatgtattcgttttcgcggttatatttcaaacccagacttttttttcaggtttgaattatggcaggaaactgactccagaCAGAGGCCGCTGTCACTGTAACTGTGCTTTGATACATAAATAATTTACTTATATCTCAATTACTATTTCAAATGATAGCAGATATATTGGATATGTTGGCAGTTGGGTCTTCACAGCTGAGGCAAACATTTGTTGCTGAGATTCAACAAAGAATGTctgaagtgggattcgaacccacgcctccaggggagactgcgacctgaacgcagcgccttagaccgctcggccatccagacatgtagggaacatcttatgtaccctattttaaatccactatatagtggaccactgagaattcgaagaccctacaaaatggcgtgcaccctatttagtgcactacatccatgatagggaacgatttcgaacacagcttctcatctccataggacgcgactagcaaggacgcgtcctagcaaggctgcagccttcactttgggaaacagccatggttccagaaaatggaaatcaaaatcaaccgcgaaagtcgcttgttattcgtgtcaccggcagagcactgtcaatcacgcacagcccggtgaacggcacatgtgattggaatgtacgtcagccgagagcaaccaataggtttagagctaaatggtcccgcccccaggaacggttcttttttttcagattcgactgtcggGAGTTTCAAAACGACGTCGGAAcgctgccaatattcacgtgactcaaaacttgcgcctgtgtggtcaaatctctgaaaagtcagtgctgaaaaaatacgttgcaatgtcgtaaacgtacacctttacaagtttttaaaactaaatattcaacctttcaaaacgtatttctcaatgtatgaacacctgtttgcagaatcccatttacaaggtttcaaaaccgggcaacaatgaaatacactgttagaacagtgccagatttgaaactgcaaatgcgctggtgaaattgtttgaactttgaaaatgtgttggtgaaaatgatgaagaagataaaatagaacacaaaatcatgtttacagatgtttgaattttagttttattttttttcaggttataatctcttttttcagtgttgccaaaccttttttacaaggtgttgagttttcaaacccagacttacaagcctttgaaactttttttttcaggtttgaattatggcaggaaactgactccatacgaACCCCCCTTCTGGATGTACCACGATGAACATTTATTCAGGAGATCATTTCTGACCCTGAAAATATTCTCCTCAGCTCTGTAGCGACAAAAGTGAACCGCGCTGGCGGAACCGTTATGGTCAAAGAACAGAGGGCCAAAACAACAGCTGATGAATAAAACAGACCGCTGTTGCATGGCTGGGGAGCAGGGATTGCCAGGATTTTATTACTGTGGTGGCCAGGGGGTGCGCTTCATTGTCGACGGTTAAGTGCAGTATTTATTCATAACATCGGTTTATAACACTTTAAATAACAATGATAAGTCAAAGTTAGATCAAACTAATAGTACATATATTTAAGCTTTCTTTAGACCGTTTCCGTTCCGGATTATTTTTTATACAACTGGGCGCAACTCTTAAATCCCTCATCTGTATTCTTTCTAAATGAAAGaaccaaaataaaatataaccgcaagcagtgattaacggggtccgggcaaaattaaaagtcaagaacacactagtGGAAGATAtctaaatataacatataattgtcatatttaaggaaatATGTTACACTTATAAacctgcagcctcattcacatggtcaaaatgtctattgataagcacacaacatccagaaaactccaagcacacatttctcaagtggaTTAAGGGTTTCCTTCAaggcatatacctgaaaaatctttgaaattctggggaaattaaacatttgtagtcaagaacactgaCGGAAGAAATATATTTGGCCACaatttctattatttatttgcatagttaatcaaatatataaagtacacacacacataatctgtGGCCTTCTGTAACCAACGATAAATCTCCTGGGCATTTGGATTTAACCAACAAAGATTGGAGGTCAGTGTTCATCATTGGTTTATAAAGGTCATTTAGCTGTTCACTTGACTTGAAcgtggtgtgtttgttcgttTGCTCGCGTGTTATTACCTCAGGCACATAGTTTGTTCTGCTTGTATTCTAATGACTTAGTTATTCTTCCATTCTTAAAAAAGGTGacatcaccaggtgtgagtgtgattagccgttacaagccgttttgaaaatcggccatgtaacggctaatcactcacacacttggTAGTATAATATGTCATCTTTAAATTCTTTGCATACCTCTAAATAATTGTCCTCTTAGAGTGGAGGAGAGTACACAGTGGGCTATAGCTGCCCCCCACATACAGTTAAGATTGTACACGGTTAAAGATATATGAAATGTCCCCCGCCCCAAAGTGAACAGACTTTTTACAGGTCGTCCACCTAAAACACAACAATATAGCAATTCttctcgcacacaaacacaccagcggAAATAACATTagacataaaaaaataacaaaattatCGTTCGGTGTTGCCATGAAAGTGGGGCTCGGACACATAGACGGTCCGTTATTGGTAGCCATTGAccggattccccccccccccccacaataaTTTTTTtgcttgaataaaataaaacatcacCTTCCCCcaccacacatacatgcaccaGCTGTGACTCTCCCAACATTTCACATCAACGTCAGAGTGTTACATCAGCCTGCCTGCGGTCCAATAAACAAAACAGGTTTAGATGGTAATTCCTTCTGCAGTGTTAGTTGTGATGAAGCAAGCCCACTAAGCACACTGGCACCCACTCAAAATGTCGCGTGTCAATATGCTGTGCCACTCGATAACGATGACATTTAGCACCTTTCCCctttatctctcctctccttccatctagaaaattaaaaaaaaaaaaaatagacccTTGTTGATAAGAGACTTATGATATCAATAGATAGGTGCTTCTCttagagagggatggaaagtGGTGACAGGGATGATAAATGTCCCAGTGTCTTAGAGGGGACATATTTCCCCCTGGTCTTGCCCTACTGCTTGGCAGTACCGTGCAGAATACCCTTACTGAGATGGCCTTTTAGTCCCATCGTCCATATTCAAATCAGAAAATGGTTTTCCAAAACACTCAGTACGTGTTGGGTTTTGTTGTGTCGTTTAGTGGTCGTACTCAATGTAGTTAGATGTTTGTCATTTCCTAACTGGCTCACCTACATTGTCATCTGTAGGCGATCAATTCTTGTTTTGACTATGGTAGACTTTACAAGAACTGCCAATAGTGTCCTAAAGGTTGGAGTGAAAAACTTTAGAAATTGGTTTCTAGTAACAACAATCAGCTCAACGTTCAGTCTTTCTGGAcgtacacacacttaaacatcaTCTAAACAGCATTTCCTCAGAGTCATcttttaaaaatacataaaaaacaaacaaatatgaaaATGTAGCTTGATTAGGTCTTTCAAAATAGAAAACACTTTCTCTAGTACTTAAAGTTTCTTTACAGCAAAACATTATTGGGGGTGAAATAACCTACGAGGACATCAACCTGCCTCCCTCACAAATGGAGTGCGTCTTAGCTCATCAAACCATCTGTAAACCTTTACAAAAAGATATATATGGTTGATCTGATTGATGTCATTAAGTTATCCCTTGGTTTAAGCTTATTTAAATGTCAAGCTTTAAAATGACACTTAGATGAGTAGAAGCTAATTAATAAAGCGCCTTCTGAATGTGGTTTCGTTGCCAAGTTTAGATGCTGAGCCGTTGTGGCGTTATTTACATTTTGAGATACAATTTAATCCATCACATGGtacttaaaatatattttttgaataGACGAtagagatatatttatatatagtcaCGAACAACTAAACTATTATGCACTACGTGCATTGAGAGCGTTGCACAAATTGAAGGCtgggctaaaaaaaaaaaaaaaacgaaacacaaaaaagaaaacgatCCGTCAGTATTGTTGTACAACCACTGCGCCCGTCTCctcccaaataaaaaagaaaactgtGAAAACAAACACGAACAAAGTAAACGCCATGATGAAAACGGTTCCTCCACCGACCAGCCTTCTTCCCGACAAAAAGAAACGGTTGTATAAACACGCGAATGTAACATAAAACTTAAATAATGTAATGCTGCAACGTAACGAAAAGGTGCCAACGTTATTGGGAAGCCGAGAGCGGCTGGGGGGCTCCGTCGCCGACCACAGGCTCGAGGGCCCCGTCGCCAAGGCCGACCGGCGCGAGAGCCCCGTCACCAAGGGCGACCGGCGCGAGAGCCCCGTCTCCAAGGCCGACCGGCGCGAGAGCCCCGTCACCAAGGGCGACCGGCGCGAGGGCCCCGTCCCCAACCACCTCGGGGGGCGCGTCCAGCAGCTCAAACATGTCGTCCAGGACCTGCCACAGGCAGCTGTCCAGCGGGAAGTCGTTGTCCACCAGGTTGACCAGGAAGTAGTTGTCGTGGATGTACTTGATGATCATGCGCGAGGGCGACTCGTCCTCGTACAGCTTGGCCCACTGCTCGATCCACAGGGCGAAGGCCTCGTCCTGGGTcacagagagggaggactgACGTTATCTTACCACTCGTCTACAACCTTTAGTTGAGAAAAGTTTGCAGCGATTTCATCCCCCCCAAAATCACCTCAAGAAAGAAAGTGCCGGTTACGAAGAGGGATTTTAAAATTCAGCACCGCCTGCTCAACAGTAAATCAAATATATGATTAAAATTAAAAACTCTGATAGGCCTCCTCGGCCGGAGAAAACAAAAAGATAATAATACATATCCATGTTTTCCATTTGTTCATTAACGCATGCCAACATAGTCTATGGCTAATTCCCCTCTCCTGGTCATCTTATTAGAAACTCGGCCCTTACCTTCCAGTACATGAAGCTGACGGGGTCCACCACGGTGGGCTGGACGATCTCCCGCCCTGGGAAGATCCCCCAGGTGACCGCGTTGGGCTGCATGTCCTGGGCGTTGGTCATATTATGGCCCTGGGGAGACCATCGGGGAGGAGCATTACTTTGCTTGACTCTGAATCAAAGAACGTTGAAGGATTTTTGCGGTGTTGCAGGTCTTGAAAAGAACTGATACATTTCATGTCCAGTTATTTTTgactatgtatgtatgcatgctagtatgtatgcatgttagtatgtatgtatgcatgctagtatgtatgtatgtatgtatgtatgtatgtatgtatgtatgtatgtatgtatgtatgtatgtatgtatgtatgtatgtatgtatgtatgtatgtatgtatcatacatacatacatacatacatacataatgtatgtatgtatgtatgtatgcatgctagtatgtatgtatgtatgtatgtatgtgtatgtatgtacagtgtttcccacagaccaggTAGCGAATTCAAATCGACGGCAGAACGGGCTGGGGATCTAACAGCATAATCTATTTGAACCATAACtgcatttcacattaatcgcaaataccccgctgcttcgggttttCCTTTGTAGGAGCGTTGagaggagcgggcgaatccgCTGTCAGTGTGTGCACATGATACGCGGCTATCATAGTGgtagtgtacccgcgcaccattggcatgtatgcgcgcttgtctctgtgcgtgtgcgtgcgtgtgaacgagaatgacagggagaaagactgctatgcggagatgaatgaacggaacgatatttatattaaaaaaaaaaaaatgcagaatcaatttgtggcgctcggtattgattctgtggcgctgcgccACACAGTGGTCCATGTGTGGGAAATActgatgtatgtatgcatgcatgcatgtatatatgtactatgtatgcatggatgcatgcatgcattcatttacAGTATGCATGCACGCGTGATGGTTACCTGCACGTTGACGATGTGGTAGTTGACGCGGGGCTCGTACTTCTTCAGCACCTTGAGGAGCGCGGTTACATTTTCACTGGAGGTGAAGAACTCCAGGTAGGCCTGGGAAATTCACAAGGTTAAGCTTGTATTACAACCCTGTACACTTTGAAAACATTCAATTCGGATAGAGACAATGTCATTGATACTTTAGGCCGTTTTGATCAGCCATGCTTTGACCACTGGTGCCTGGGAGTCCTTGCAGCCTACCGTTATACAGTACAGTCATTCAGCACTTGGCATTGTCTGCCGTCAAACACAGCTAGGGTTTCAGAGCCCAGAGAAGGGTCCACCCCTACCTTCTGGAAGACATAGCCCCCGGCGGGCCCCCAGCCAGCGATGGGGTCCGAGGAGGGCTTCCCGTTGATGTTGGGCTGGGAGTTGATGGTCAGGACACCCCGGCGGTTCACCTTCTCCAGCTCGTCCTTCAGCAGGTTGGTCTCCGTGGCCAACGCGTCGTCGTTCCACGGCAGACACATCACCTAGGGGACGGGGGAGAGGTGCGTTACGATTGGCTGGTAACCATCACCGaggagccgagagagagagagagagagagagagagagagagagagagagagagagagagagagagagagagagagagagagagagagagagagagagagagagagagagagagagagagagagagagagagagagagagagagagagagagagagagagagagagagagagagagagagagagagagagagagagagagagagagagagagagagagagagagagagagagagagagagagagagagagagagagacctgtttGGATTGACTGGCAGCAGCACATCAGAGTGATCAGGGCGTTACCTTGTGCCCGCCGCGGTTGACCTGCGCCGTGATGTAGCTGGTGAAAACCTCGAAGACACTGGTCTCGCTGGTCAGCTCCTCGCCCCACATCTTCAGCAGGGCGTCTTTGGACGACTTGCTCTTGAGGTAGAACAGGTAGTAGTCGTTCAGCTCGCCGAACGCCGGGGACGAAGAGTTACCCCTGGGGGGAAAGGAGGACACAAGGTAAGGACATGTTGGTGCCCATTACGCTTTTTGGCCACCAAACTTATCCTTGCGGCATGCAAggatattaaaatatatttacataGACTACAAATCAAATCTAAAAAATAATGAGATCTAAACATTAATAAAGAGGAATTCATCTGGGTCATGTCTCAGACTTCCACTCAAGTGTCGGTgggattaaaattaaaatacaataaacacaTCCCCTCTAAAAAGCGCCCGCAGTTCACCCCCAGGTGTGATGTTGATGAGCCAACACATTATTTCTGGTGGGCTGATCTTGCCCCCGTGTGACGCACTCTCCAGTGATGTGAGCACCCCCAGTGAGGCAGCAGTGGAAGTGGATGAGGGGTCCTCACCATCGACCGTTGGGGAAGTCGTCCCAGTCCTGGGTGCGGTAGATGTAGCTCTTGGGTCTGGAGGCCCAGAAGATGGGCCGCACGTCCTCCACCTTCCGCTTGGGGTTGGCGCTCGTGGCCCAGGGAAGAGGCCGTCTGAccaacacagagtcagagagccGGGGTGGGGTTACAGACAACTAAATGGACGAAAAAATGGTCTGTAACACAACCTCCTCTATTGAACGCCCTACTATGAAGAGTGTGTGGAGGGGATGTTGGCTTAGAGCGGTAGAGGAGGGTTGAACCTGATTATTGAGCAAACTGAACTGGCAGTGATTGTTGTTAGTCTAAGCAAACAGACAATTTGTGTAATCAAGAATTAACTGGCAATGAAAAGAGATTGTGTCAGTTTATCCGAAGCAAGTTAAAGTgacataaaaaaaacttttagaTGGGAGTAAAATTCCCTTACCACTTCATAATCTTTTTCCCTTCGTACAATGTTTCAGTGTCAATTATAATtcaaatattataaaaaaatttAGTTGGATCCCTCTTTGCATCTTGTTTACCGAAAAGCACCATATTAATACACGTTTTCTTATTCATTTCAGGGAAAACAGTTAGTGTTTGATTGATAACCTTGTACTTCCGATAACATTCATGACACGCGTGTGCctagtgaccacacacacacacacacacacacacacacacacacacacacacacacacacacacacacacacacacacacacacacacacacacacacacacacacacacacacacacaccttgggtCTTCTATCCAGAGGCCCAGCTGCCGCAGCACCTCTGTGGTGGCCACCTCACGGTTCAGCGTGTAGAAGTGCAGGCCGGGCACCGCCCCGCTGTCCAGCAGCACGCGGCACATCTCCACCGCCTGGTGGATGCCGTAGCTGCGGATGGCCGCGTCGTT
Encoded here:
- the mthfr gene encoding methylenetetrahydrofolate reductase (NADPH), whose translation is MVNQVQRVDGSWQTSKSDSSGASNSGESSKESSRCSTPLLDADRSDRLREKMRKRMESGDPWFSLEFFPPRTASGAVNLISRFDRMGSGGPLFIDITWHPAGDPGSNKETSSMMIASTAVNYCGLESVLHLTCSNQSQETITGYLTKAKQLGLKNIMALRGDPLGTDWEDEEEGFNYATDLVKHIRSEFDDYFDICVAGYPTGHPEAQSYAEDLQHLKEKVDAGADFIITQLFFRADTFLKFLRDCRAIGITVPILPGVFPIQGYQSLRQLVKLSKLEVPEEIMEVIEPIKDNDAAIRSYGIHQAVEMCRVLLDSGAVPGLHFYTLNREVATTEVLRQLGLWIEDPRRPLPWATSANPKRKVEDVRPIFWASRPKSYIYRTQDWDDFPNGRWGNSSSPAFGELNDYYLFYLKSKSSKDALLKMWGEELTSETSVFEVFTSYITAQVNRGGHKVMCLPWNDDALATETNLLKDELEKVNRRGVLTINSQPNINGKPSSDPIAGWGPAGGYVFQKAYLEFFTSSENVTALLKVLKKYEPRVNYHIVNVQGHNMTNAQDMQPNAVTWGIFPGREIVQPTVVDPVSFMYWKDEAFALWIEQWAKLYEDESPSRMIIKYIHDNYFLVNLVDNDFPLDSCLWQVLDDMFELLDAPPEVVGDGALAPVALGDGALAPVGLGDGALAPVALGDGALAPVGLGDGALEPVVGDGAPQPLSASQ